Proteins encoded within one genomic window of Oryza glaberrima chromosome 12, OglaRS2, whole genome shotgun sequence:
- the LOC127757157 gene encoding protein FAR1-RELATED SEQUENCE 5-like, whose product MEETSIAIEIDGEAICLDSVGDNEEQGTQENQEIQIIYDAENEGQVAFDNGEQGKEEHPMRNEEENQENIPVIPSREELTEELRNKIANSEEEAYRLYCDYGHRMGFSVRKGKQYYFTGTKTIRTKDYYCSKEGLKDDEQLTEANFNKPDTRTNCKAMVRYRVDSEGHWRVIQIVPEHNHELVRPEEVHLLRSVRTLSIPKPGVLNAMVNAEIQAMHENLHMNDDGAECQSQHGIQSYTLLEPEDSEALVGYFKRRTIEQGMFYWDVLVEDGRMTNFFWRDGRSRVDYDCFGDVVVFDTAYRTSKYNMICAPFVGVNHHGQDVMLGCALLLDESLTSYEWLFKSFLDSMGGHPPKTIFTVMAETISKAIEGVLPETRHCICQWSIEKNLQSHLGTLNVSGTFHSMLTKCMRECESEAEFEETWAMMLNECNMQDDQWLSDLYQQRRKWSTVHHRDAFDGGINSLDRSDSSNNVLSSIANESTSPTQFILDFDKLVGSWRTNESAEDIQCTQTSPESRVKHRSILEHAAEVYTRKVYKSLETEYLDGCSATSYQEMQCSETLYRFEFILQRSGPKVQVVFLDTSTMDLSCTCKKFETTGILCSHAINALDLKNFDRIPERYVLKRWKKYVRKGTYLFPSDEFVGQDCTEPGLAFRNKAMRFVYDLLMKSKGHQDTRKLILDVFENGEKLVESLCELKRLNAHASGREKDGSKVEKRKKKSAKQEKSSRNVKQAVSSQTADTVLVDPPNQNQYFATEDMATNSSIGRPFFYQGFPSAGVSTSQIQGHTNIHSVPQCAPQEYSAYGAAHPPPTFGGGRNF is encoded by the exons ATGGAAGAAACTAGCATTGCTATTGAGATTGATGGGGAGGCGATCTGTCTGGACAGTGTAGGAGATAATGAGGAGCAAGGAACTCAGGAGAACCAAGAGATACAAATAATTTATGATGCTGAAAATGAGGGACAAGTTGCTTTCGACAATGGAGAACAGGGAAAGGAGGAACATCCCATGAGGAATGAAGAGGAGAACCAGGAAAATATTCCTGTAATTCCAAGCCGTGAGGAGTTGACTGAAGAATTGCGGAACAAAATTGCCAATAGTGAAGAAGAAGCTTACAGGCTGTACTGTGACTATGGACATCGTATGGGCTTTAGTGTGAGGAAGGGGAAACAGTACTACTTTACAGGGACCAAAACTATTCGTACAAAAGACTATTACTGCTCAAAGGAAGGTCTAAAGGACGATGAGCAGCTTACTGAGGCAAACTTTAATAAGCCAGACACCAGAACTAACTGTAAAGCAATGGTCCGTTATAGAGTTGATTCGGAAGGCCATTGGCGAGTTATTCAGATTGTTCCTGAACATAACCATGAGTTGGTTCGACCTGAAGAGGTACACTTGCTGAGATCAGTGAGGACTCTTTCAATTCCTAAGCCCGGTGTGCTGAATGCAATGGTAAATGCTGAAATACAAGCAATGCAtgaaaatttgcatatgaatgatGATGGTGCTGAATGTCAGAGTCAGCATGGCATCCAAAGTTACACTCTGCTTGAACCAGAGGACTCTGAGGCACTTGTAGGTTATTTCAAGCGTAGAACAATTGAACAAGGTATGTTCTACTGGGATGTGCTGGTAGAGGATGGCCGAAtgacaaattttttttggagggaTGGAAGAAGCCGTGTTGATTACGACTGTTTTGGAGATGTCGTGGTGTTTGACACAGCATATCGTACCAGCAAATATAATATGATTTGTGCCCCATTTGTTGGTGTTAATCACCATGGCCAAGATGTTATGCTTGGTTGTGCACTTCTGTTAGATGAGTCCCTGACATCCTATGAATGGTTGTTCAAGTCATTCTTAGATTCAATGGGTGGCCATCCTCCTAAAACAATTTTCACTGTTATGGCTGAAACTATATCCAAGGCAATTGAAGGCGTTCTCCCTGAGACACGTCACTGCATCTGTCAATGGAGTATTGAAAAGAACCTACAGTCCCATTTAGGCACTCTAAATGTTTCTGGAACATTTCATAGCATGTTGACAAAATGCATGAGAGAATGTGAGTCAGAAGCAGAGTTTGAGGAAACATGGGCAATGATGCTTAACGAATGCAATATGCAGGATGACCAATGGCTCTCTGATCTGTATCAGCAGAGGCGTAAATGGTCCACAGTTCATCACAGGGATGCATTTGATGGTGGAATCAATTCACTCGATAGGAGTGATAGTTCAAACAATGTCCTGAGCAGCATTGCTAATGAATCAACTTCACCCACTCAATTTATTCTTGACTTTGATAAATTGGTAGGGAGTTGGCGTACAAATGAATCCGCCGAGGACATTCAGTGCACCCAGACATCCCCAGAATCTAGAGTTAAGCATAGGAGTATTTTGGAGCATGCTGCTGAAGTTTATACGCGCAAAGTCTATAAATCTCTTGAAACAGAATATCTAGATGGATGCAGTGCAACTTCATACCAGGAAATGCAGTGTAGTGAAACATTGTACCGGTTTGAGTTCATTTTGCAAAGAAGTGGCCCAAAAGTTCAGGTAGTTTTTCTTGACACCTCCACCATGGATTTGAGCTGTACTTGTAAAAAATTTGAGACAACGGGCATACTTTGTTCGCATGCAATAAATGCACTTGATCTCAAGAATTTTGATAGAATTCCTGAAAGGTATGTTTTAAAACGGTGGAAAAAGTATGTTAGGAAAGGAACATATCTATTTCCATCTGATGAGTTTGTGGGACAAGATTGCACAGAACCTGGGCTTGCATTTCGTAACAAAGCAATGCGATTTGTGTATGATCTGTTGATGAAGAGCAAAGGTCATCAGGATACGAGGAAACTTATTCTGGATGTGTTTGAAAATGGAGAAAAATTAGTAGAAAGCCTATGTGAACTCAAGAGATTGAATGCCCATGCCTCTGGAAGAGAGAAAGATGGAAGTAAGGTTGAAAAGCGGAAGAAAAAATCAGCCAAGCAAGAAAAAAGCTCAA GAAATGTTAAACAAGCAGTTTCATCTCAGACAGCTGACACAGTTTTAGTTGATCCAccaaatcaaaatcaatattttgCAACAGAAGATATGGCAACAAACTCATCTATCGGTAGACCTTTCTTCTACCAG GGGTTTCCTTCTGCTGGTGTTTCAACAAGTCAGATTCAGGGGCATACGAATATTCATTCTGTGCCTCAGTGTGCACCACAG GAATATTCAGCCTATGGCGCAGCTCATCCTCCTCCAACATTTGGTGGTGGAAGAAATTTCTGA
- the LOC127757162 gene encoding E3 ubiquitin-protein ligase PUB23-like, translating into MEMDYDTPQHFMCPISLQPMQDPVTSPTGISYDRRAIHRWLAAGHSSCPVTGHPLSLSDLTPNLTLRRLIHSWHHSTTTPFPVERSTPSPPPLREVDDDDVVERLVMEMEGGGGGSWCPPSCDLLREAAAVAAGSGVARRRMVGAGVLRRVLRLVVWCGGRGSSSGEAAAMVEMLDACLALFHALDVSADELRPLVADGHDLVDAVTRVMATLEAGDANATRARESAVRLLEAVTEAADAPVLERLSPEFFAAATAVVRDRGAVSPGAARAAVRALANACRARASGACRNRALAVDAGAAREAIELELDAWSSPQAPGGRRATEAVMALLAELCACAEGRAAVASHPAGIAVVARRVLRVSAAADACAVRVLAAVAGRAASPEVLREMARVGAVGKLCCVLQAECDAGVKEAARAVLRMHSGVWSGSPCVSAYLLSRYL; encoded by the coding sequence ATGGAGATGGATTACGACACGCCGCAGCATTTCATGTGCCCGATCTCGCTGCAGCCGATGCAGGACCCCGTCACCTCCCCCACCGGCATCTCCTACGACCGCCGCGCCATCCACCgctggctcgccgccggccactccTCCTGCCCCGTCACCGgccaccccctctccctctccgaccTCACCCCCAACCtcaccctccgccgcctcatccaCTCTTGGCACCACTCCACTACTACGCCATTTCCCGTCGAGcgttcgacgccgtcgccgccgccgcttcgggaggttgacgacgacgacgtcgtggaGAGGCTGGTGATGGAGatggagggtggtggtggtggttcttgGTGCCCCCCGTCGTGTGACTTGCtccgcgaggcggcggcggtcgcggcggggagcggcgtCGCGCGGAGGCGCATGGTGGGCGCCGGCGTGCTCCGCCGCGTGCTGCGTTTGGTGGTGTGGTGTGGCGGGAGGGGGTCGTCGtcgggtgaggcggcggcgatggtggagaTGCTTGATGCGTGCCTCGCTCTCTTCCACGCGCTCGACGTctccgccgacgagctccgcccgctcgtcgccgacggccacGACCTCGTCGACGCGGTGACGCGCGTGATGGCGACACTCGAGGCCGGCGACGCGAACGCGACGAGGGCGAGGGAGAGCGCGGTGCGGCTGCTGGAGGCCGTCACGGAGGCCGCCGACGCGCCGGTCCTGGAGCGGCTGAGCCCGGAGTTcttcgccgccgcgacggccgtGGTGCGCGACCGCGGCGCCGTGTCCccgggcgcggcgcgcgcggcggtgcgGGCGCTGGCGAACGCGTGCCGCGCCCGCGCGAGCGGCGCCTGCAGGAACCGCGCGCTCGCCGTGGACGCCGGGGCGGCGCGCGAGGCCATCGAGCTGGAGCTCGACGCGTGGTCGTCGCCGCAGGCCCCGGGGGGGCGGCGCGCCACGGAGGCCGTGATGGCGCTGCTGGCGGAGCTGTGCGCTTGCGCGGAggggcgcgcggcggtggcgtcgcacCCGGCGGGGATcgcggtggtggcgaggcggGTGCTGCGCgtgtcggccgccgccgacgcgtgcgccgtgcgcgtgctggcggccgtggcggggcgggcggcgtcgccggaggtGCTGCGCGAGATGGcgcgcgtcggcgccgtcgggAAGCTGTGCTGCGTGCTGCAGGCGGAGTGCGACGCCGGCgtgaaggaggcggcgagggcggtgctGAGGATGCACTCCGGCGTGTGGAGCGGATCGCCATGTGTCAGCGCTTACCTGCTGTCTCGCTACCTCTAA